In the genome of Odocoileus virginianus isolate 20LAN1187 ecotype Illinois chromosome 17, Ovbor_1.2, whole genome shotgun sequence, the window GATGGGGAGGTGGCAGCCATTGGAGGTGCCTTGGACTCACACCAACATCCCCCCCCCATGTGTGCAGCCGTGTTGCCGCCCGCTGTGCTATGAGCAGTCAGAGCACCGTCTCCACAAGAGTTCACAAATGAAAATGGAGGAAATGTCTTTGTCTGGCCTGGATAACAGCAAATTAGAGGTGAGGGCTCCCCCACGTGTGCCTCCAGTTCTTTCTCTTGATGTCTCTTCTTCGCTATATCTGGCATCCACACCAGAGAGGAATTTGGGTAGTCAGCCTTGTTCTTTAAAGGGAAGAGCCAGCTAAGAAGGCCCAAGGatccagaagaagaaagaactcaaagtcaagatggggaaaaatggcaAAGGAAGCTTTATTTTTGGCCAGAGCGAATTGGCAGGAGATTTGGTTGGTGAGAGttgccctctgtccatgggactgtgaCTCTCGTGACCCTGGATGTTCTCCCCTGGGCCCAGGCCATCGCTCAGGAGATATACGCGGACCTGGTCGAGGATTCTTGTTTGGGATTCTGCTTTGAGGTACACCGGGCTGTCAAGTGTGGCTACTTCTTCCTGGACGACACGGACCCTGAGAGCATGAAGGATTTTGGTGAGCGTCAGGGTTGAAGGAGAGCAGCCTAGCCCTGCCCTGGGAGTGCTTGGAGGGTCCTCCTCCAGCAGCCACACCAGAGGTAGAACCTGGAGCTCCTGGGAGCTTAGGCAGGGGCTCTGAAGAGGCCACAGGGCTGTGGGTGGTAATGAGAGGTGAGCATCCCTTGCCTGCCCTGATCGCTACGTCTCTCCTGTCCCCAGAGATCGTGGACCAGCCGGGTTTGGACATCTTTGGACAGGTTTTCAACCAGTGGAAGAGCAAGGAGTGTGTTTGCCCCAATTGCAGCCGCAGCATTGCCGCCTCTCGTTTTGCTCCCCACCTGGAGAAGTGCCTAGGAATGGGTCGGAACAGCAGCCGAATCGCCAACCGCCGGTGAGGGCTTCTCCTCCTGCTAGAACCAGAGTGCCCATCTTTCACAGCCCATCCCATGGTGGACATCCCCCCCGCCCCGGGACATTTGGAGGATATAGAGGGTGGGTCGTGCCTGGCCCCAGACGCTCCCCTGTATGTCTGAAGTCAGGGGCAGAGAGAGATGGCAGCCTTGACCCTTCCTTTTCCCTCTTGGCAGGATTGCCAATAGCAACAACATGAACAAGTCAGAGAGTGACCAAGAGGATAATGATGACATCAATGACAACGACTGGTCCTATGGCTCAGAGAAGAAAGGTGTTTGGGCATCTGGGGAATTGGGAGGGCCATCAGGGTGAGGCAGGCATACAGGAATTGGGTGTGTAACAGTCACAAGTTGTTATCCTGAATGAGGGAGGAGAGTGTAGCTTTGTAACTTTTCTTTAGGTGCCCTTAGATTGGGAACTTAAAGTGACCCTGCCCTTTACCCTTTTGTCCTACAcagccaagaagagaaaatcagacAAGGTGAGAGCCGGGGCAAGCATGAGGGAGATTTGGGCCAAGGACAGATACCCTCCCCTTTGGGCAGGGAGTCCTCGGGTGTCTTGACTCAAGTCTGAGGTCACTGGGTACCTCTCTGGGTTCAGGGCTAAGGGTGTCTGGTGGGCAGGAGGGCAGCAGAGGCTCGGGgtggtcggggggggggggggggtgggaggagggagtaTGGGTGAAGGGCCTCTTACTGGTGGGGAAGAGTAGGAATTTGAGGATGTTTCTTTGTCaaatcttttttccttccctgggTTCTCGGCTCCCCCTTATCGTTACCCTTTCCCCAAAGCTATGGTATCTCCCATTCCAGAACCCCAATTCCCCTCGAAGATCCAAgtctttaaaacacaaaaatggtAAGTGGGGCTGGAACAATGGGAGTGATTCTAACTATGTCTTCTGGGACTTGTTGCTggtgggtggaggtggaggggcagggggatCGAGGGAGGGCCTGTGATCCTTCTATCACCCCCACTTCCTCTCTGGTTATTTTCAGGGTTCTCTGTCTGTACCTCTGCATCAAACACccttccccttcttttttcttcttcaggggaacttagCAATTCGGATCCTTTTAAGGTGAGTAGGGGCTACCCCTCGTAGGTTCCCTCTCAGTATTTGCCTTGTTGTGAGTTGGGTGGGCTTGGACAAGTGGGGATCAGAACGCTAACTAGATGGGGTGTTTAGATCTTGGGTATTCATGTTCTTTGTGGGTCCTAATTCCTTACCCTGGTGCAGTTGGGGTGGAAGAAACTGTTGGAAAACTGCCGGCAATCTTAAGGCCTTGTGACTGAGGGAGGGCCGAGAGGGACTGACtccacacccccaccctcccttTGGCCATCCCTCCTCTAACCTGTACCTCTGGTTCTCACCCAGTATAACAACTCAGCTGGGATCAGCTACGAGACCCTGGGGCCAGAGGAGCTGCGCAGCCTGCTCACCACGGTGAGGGATCAGAGAAGGGGGGAAGCCCTTGGGAGCAGGCAGAGCCACAGGCAGTGGTCGAGGCCCTGGAAGAGGCTGGTGACACAGCAGTGAGGGCATCTAGGTCTCTCTCTTGAATTAGGTTTCCTGGCTAGTGTGGTCTGGGATCGTCTGCCATGGACGCCCTGGGGCCATTTCTGAGCACACAGTCTAGCATTTGTACAGAAAAGAGTGTCTAGTGGCTATAGAATAGGCTTCCCCTGTCCCTCCTTTCAGCTTATATTCCTCTTCCAGCAATGTGGGGTGATTTCTGAACACACCAAGAAGATGTGCACAAGGTGAGCTCAGAACCTAGGAAGGGGGCCAGGGGGCCCTCCAGCGCCCTCACCCTGGGCACGGGTCGGGAGTACCTTGGACTTGAGCAACGGGACTctcaccctccccctcccctcctctagGCCTTAGGCCACAATCTGGGGCCTCTTCATTCATCCCTTCCCTGTCTGTCCATCCCTCCCGCCTCTGCTGAGGGGAGGGGCTCCACCTGTGTTCCTCAGACTCTCCCTGCCTTGTCAGGGTCTGATCCTTCTCTCCCTGCCAGGTCCCTACGCTGCCCTCAGCATACAGATGAGCAGCGGCGAGCCGTGCGGATTTATTTCCTTGGACCCTCAGCGTGAGTGACCCTCCAGGAAGGGTGGTGGGttggggaaggtgagggtgaTGGCTAGCATCCCTGAAGCCCTTCTCTGACCTCTTCCTGCCCAGTGTCCTTCCAGAGGTGGAGAGTTCCCTGGATAATGACAGCTTCGACATGACTGACAGCCAGGCCCTGATCAGCCGGCTTCAGTGGGACGGCTCCTCTGATCTCTCACCCTCTGATTCAGGCTCCTCCAAGACGAGTGAGAATCAGGGGTGGGGTCTAGGTAAGTGAGACAGCCGGGCCCCAGGGGCTCTCTGCCTGAAGCGGCGTGCGGGGGAACTTTGCGTTCCCCCGCCACAACCCTCCTCTCAACCCTTTTGCTGCCTTCTTTTTCAGGTACCAACAGTTCCGAGTCaaggaaaaccaagaaaaagaaatcccatcTGAGCCTGGTAGGGACTGCCTCCAGCCTGGGCTCCAACAAGAAGAAAAAGCCAAAGCCACCGGCGCCCCCAACGCCCAGCATCTACGATGACATCAACTGACTTGGGTACAAGGGGATAGCCTTTGGCTGAGCAGAGCCGtctctcccaacccccacccaggTGGCACAGCCTGGCAAATGGACGGCTGCTGGGGGTTTGGGCTTGGGAAGCTTGGTGGGCGAGGCAGGCAGAGGATCCAATTATGCACCCCTGGGGGGTGTCAGGGTCTTCTGCGATGGAGCACGAGCCCTCAGCGTGCAGGACTCAGACCTGGACATATTATGCCTTGGACATAAGTTTGGTGGGGAGGCGGTTTTCCTATTTATTCTGTGAGTTACTGGATGTCCAGCTAGGCCAGGGGCCTGACCTGGGCACTGTGCCAGGGCActgccgcccccccaccccaggaactGGACTAAGCCCTGCCGAGGAGCATCGTGGCTACCCGGGAGGCCGTGGGTTGGAAGCTGAGCCTGGAGGGGGCCTCCCCAGCTGCCCTCAGCAATGTGAATGGGTCCGGTGCTTGGAgctgaggggcagggctgggcgtGTCCTGTCTGTGTGCAGAATCCTATCAAAAGCCCCCATCCCAGGGGGAGGCAGGCATGGAGAGCTGTCTGCTGAGGTAGGCGTCCTGAACTAGCGCcgccttccctgcccctcacaggGGCAGCCCTTTCCCCTCAGTCCCCGGGGGCCTCCTTGGCAGCAGGAGCTGTCCTTTTGTTGTTGGGTGCCAGGAAAGGGCCTCCAGCCTCTACAGCTTCAAGGAACGGGCACGGGGAGGGTAGGAAGAGGGAGCTGTGTATCAGGATGACTCCCCCCCTACCTCtcctccctgacccagggctggCGAGGAGTGGGGCCCCAAGGTGAGGTGCTGctttatttgaaatgttttcttaCCTCATTCCCTGCCCCAGGAAGGGGCCCAGCCTCACCCTCCTGGGGTGGCCCCATGTTCCTCCTGCCTACCCTGCCCCACTGCCCTCCCGGGGCAGCCCAAGTTCCCAACTGCTGCTTGCCacccctcctctttcaccttgacCAGCTCCAGTTCCTCTCTCGATGCTCCTGCCTCCAAAGCCTGCCCTGTCTCCCCTTCCTTTTGCcgcttttaagttatttattctgTACTTGTGGTTTGGGGCTCTGAGGAAAATCCTGATCTTTTACCTCTCCCCCCTTGCGAGGAGTGGGGCGGGAAGAGAGGGTGGTCTCTGTGTTCTTGGCTGTCAGCGGAGGGGGCGGGGTGCCATGCCTGGGCAGTGCCCCCCTGCGGGACTGTCGTGCCAGTGTGCCCACCTGCCTGGTCTACATCCTGAAGAGATGTATCATTCAACCTCCACGTGGGCACCATCGCTCCCAGGAACCGagctggaggactgcagtccaggTTGGGAGCAGAACTGATGGCCCCAGGGATGGAGCTGACCCTGAACCGTGTTCTCTGGCACTCGCTGGACGtgacccctgccctcctcccaggaggAGCCATCCCATATTTGGGTAGTTAGTACCCAGGACTGACTGGACTGATCTGGGTTAGGGACCCTAGAGGGTTAAGGGAACAAGAGATGGGGCTGCAGTACCCTGTCTGGAACCCCAATCTCCCCCTGGGGTGGCTCTGATTGTGGCTGACGCCTGGTTACAAATTGATTTTTAACCCAAGaattaatgattattttttaaaaagccaaacagATTTTGGCAGGAGTTAGAATAaagcctggggcctgggctcctCCGTTCTCACCCCTCCACAGCCTTCTCCCTCCACGGGGAGGCCAGAGGGCAAGGAGGATCTCAGCCTCCAGCCCGCTCCCAGATGAAGACCTGGGAGCGggctggaggtggagggaggaaggCCGCAGGCCACTCTCCCTTTTGAGAGGCAGTTGCAGCTCAGGCCCTAATACACCCTTTCCCCTCTGGCCTCTCCGTTTCCCCCTTCTGGTTGGAGGAGGGAGAAGTGGGAAGTAGTTTGGGAACTGGTTTGTCCACATCCACTTCCCCATTGTTCCTTGGCCCGCCCTCAGGGCAGAGCCCCCTGCCCAGGCTGGGTAAGAGATGGGCTTGGTCCAGCAGGGACCCTGAGGGAGCAAACCCCCTTCCTTCTGGGGAGAGTGTGCCCCCCTACCATGTAGTTGAACAGGGGCTAGGAgctccccactcccttccctcTAACAGCAGGCTGTGTGGGTTTCAATTCCCATCCTTCCCACCCCGGCTAGGTGTTGTCCACCCTGTATCCTATcatgtgtctgagtgtgtggGGGGGGTTCTGTACTAATTTCCATGGCCGGTGGCTTTTCCTTCCATGCATCACTCCCCCCCGCATGCCCAGGGGCCACCCGCCTGGCATTACCGCATGCTGGGGtcattgggggaggggggtggggctCACGCTGTCCTGTGGtcttgagatttttatttttgcatatgtaaTCCATCCTGTACAGGTAGCTAACTTTGTAAACGCTGTGTATTCCCCCTGCCCCCATGGCTGCTGGTGTAAATAAACTGCATCTCCCGTTGGTAGCCCGGCCTGCCCACCCTCATTCCCATGTTGCTGTGGGCAGAGCAACCAGCGTTTTCTTCATGTCACAGCAGACTCCAGAGCCACAGAATGGAACTTTATTCAGTCACAGATACTGACCCTCCATCCAAGAGCCCCAGAGGCAAGGGCCTGGGGCCCAGTGCTCCCTACCCAGAGCTGTCCTTGGGGCTGGGCAGGGTAGGACACTGGCTGGCAGCCAGAACTGCCTCTTGCTTACAGCCTTAGGCCTAGGGTAGCAGCAGCTGTGGCCTGGCCTCTCCTGGTGCTGGGGGCTTGGCTTTGTGCCCCAGTCCCCTTCCTGACAGCTCTATAaaggactattaaaaaaaaagaaaaaagaatataagcaaaGTGCTTTGGAAAAAAGGGAGAACACTGGAAACTGTCCAGAACACAGAGAACACCCTATTCCTGCTAAGGGGTGGAGGGAGAACGTAGAGGCGGCCAGGTGCCCACAGGGAAAGCTGACACAAACTTCACTCCTGCCTGTATGATTTTAGGCTCAAAAGGAGGATGTTCCACTAGGAAACCCAAAGAGACTCCAGGTTCCATACAGAAATGCTGGGGCCATGCTGAgctgccctggcaggcagcccTGGGGGCAGAGGAGCAGACATGCAGGATAATGGAAAGAGCTAGGGCCATGGCTGGGAGGGAATCCTCAGAGCCCTGGCTCCCTATTGAGCTGGGTGACCAGCTCAGTTCTGAACTTTAGGACCTTAGAAGTGAAGGAAGATGACATTCTCATTTCTACCTGAGTTGTGCTTGCACAGAGGGAATGTCTGTCCCCTCATGGACGTGAGGGGAATGCCCGTGCCTACCTCCTGAGTCCTATGGAGGAGGGCCCACCACATCCtttccacccctccctcccaggcccttGGGCCCAGCTCTGGCCAGGAATGGGGGGAGGCCATAAAGGAGGAAAACCAtgcctttcatttttctccctgtGGTCCTTATCGTCCATACATCCCAAATACTAGGAAGCTGAAAAAGACAGTGACCCCCACGAGGGAGACTGTGGCAGGTGCTGTGAAGAACTGGCGGTAATTGATACGGAAGTACCAGACCACACCCAGCAGCACCACAAACACAGGCACCATGAGGCTGCCCACACTGACGCCGAGgctgggtggctcagtggccgAGGGGGCCAGGGAGCTCGAGGGGCCTGCAACAGCTGACCCAGGGGGTGAGCGGTGACAGTGAATCACACAGTTGTCGGTAATGTTCAGGGAACGCAGTGTGCGGGCTGGGTCCTGCAGCAGGCGACCCTGGTAGATCAGTTTCATCTGGCTCTCCTGTCCAGGAAAGTATTTACTGTGAGGGtgagacagaaggaaagagggCGAGGAATGAGAAGGCCGAAAGGCAaggtgctggggggtgggggaaaatTGCAGGGTGGGTTTCTAAGGAAGGATTCCCCCACCTGCCCCATAGGGACCGCACTTGACGCTTCCCAGCCCACGTACCTCTTCAGAGCACCCACGGTATCCTCTGGCCTGGCCACAGCCAGCTCCTCCGTGTCATTGAGGAATTTGAGCCGCACGCTGatgaggctggggctgggaggcAAGCAGGTGCCATCCTCTGATCTCACAGGTGCCTCCAGACTGCTGTTTCCTGGGCCTGCTTGTCTTTTGGGCAGGCCTTGGATGTCAAGCAGATGCTCAAGGCTGGGCTCAACACCACCCCCGGCTCCAGGTTCCCCTGTGGGGTCTCCCCCACCTTCGCCAGCCTCTTCAGCCTTCTCATCATTACCCTCTGATGGATGGGGGAGTTCAGTTGGCTCTGGGGTGCCTTGGCCCGCTACCAGATGGTCCACATGCCCCAGGTGAAGGACGGATGTGTCGCCAGCTGACACAATAGTGCCCAGGAGCTGGTTGCTACCGCTGTCTGCTACGTAGGTAGAGAGCCAAGCTAGGACCAAGGCTAGAATCAGCACCACCACACCTGCCACCACAGTCACCTCATTACCCACACCCTCAATAAGGGTGACATCAGAGAGCTCCATGGCCTGGTTGCTGACTGGGTCCACACTGCAGGAACAAAGGGGGACAGTATCAGCAGGGCATGAGAGGTTGCAACCAGGTTTCTTGTTTGTTTAGGTTCTAACTGACCTGGCCCTGAAAGAAAATGCAGTTCAGTATCCTAGAGACACAAACCTAACTCTGAGACCCCAAATCTATAGCTAAGGATTTACTCTTCGCCTCTATTGTGAAATGCTGGCTTTCAGGTTCCACACCCTTCTTCTCACATTCCAACCCCCCAATAAACATGGATCATCAGGAAAATGTTACAgctttgttgctgctgctgttactgtCTGTTGCTTTTTTGGGAGATGGGGAAAAACATTTGCTGCTTTCAGCCCTGAGTTTCTCTAGGATTTCTCTCTTGGTAAAGCAACTGTGCTCCCCTGAGATGCCTCTAAGGTGGCCTCAGAGGGACCAAAAAAGCCTGGAGTATTTTATTTGGGAGTTCCTTTGGAGGCACAGTAGAGCCACTCTTGCAAGATTGTGTCATTTGAACCCACTCTCATTGAATCATGGATCGAAATCCAGATGTCAAGAGCCAAAGAATCAACTTATCAAGAGCAAAGTCAGACCACCCCAAAGGGACACCTCTGTAGGGACCATCAGCAGACACTGTGTCTCCTCTGAAATTCTTCTGGCAGCAAAGCAGGACAGACACCAGAAACACTACCCTCCTAGGTGACCATAGGCTCACAACTACAAAACCACTACTTGCATGAAACTGGTTTAGAAAAGATTCCAAAATGGCTCCCACAGCCCATATCACAATCTCCCTTTCTGTAATGTGTTCTTCCTTGACAGTTCCTTAGAAAGGTAGGAAGGATCTCTGTTTGCTCTTTGGAGCACCTCCTTCCCTTGGAGAATCTGCTGCTTTCACAGCTGTCCTTGGGCAAATGCAGTCTGATGATTATCATAACCTGATTGTTCTCACAGTGACTTATCTACCTGCCCATCTCTCCACTAAACTCCTGAAAGATCACATGTATTTCTCTATGTACCACAGTGCCCAGAATAATCCCATAGCAgttgctcaaaaaatatttgtggaacaTACCAACATGTGAATAGTTTTTCACCTGCTAATTTGATATGTGGGCCCTGgagtcaggaaaacaaaaacagaaaccccAAAACTAATTATAACCTTCGTCTTGCCTCTTACTAGCTCTATAACCTCAATTTTcttagagcctcagttttctcatcagtaaaatggggttaaaaatagtacctacctcataaggTTGTTTTGAAGATGACGGGAAATCATCGAAGCAAaatacttagaacagtgcctggcacattgcaATTGTTTAGTAAACAAATAGTACCAATTATTTATCACTCCCACAACTAACCCCTGATGGTAAGAAGGTTGTCATTAACCCtgatttacagaaaaggaaactgccGGGAACAGAGGCAAAAACGACTTGGCACAGGCACGGGGAACTTTCGAGGAGAGGGACCGGTTAGGACTCTAGGTTTCCCTTCTCAGAGGCCTTTGCTCTCCTCAACCTGTGAGCGACCCTGATGGCACGGTGAGGAGGGGTGTCCGATCTTGCCTTTCCTGACGCGAAGGCTCCGCGTTTGGGCGGTCCTATTCCCGCGGCGCTGGAGAGGGGTCCGTGGGGCCACTCGAGCCAAAAGGCTGCCTAGTTCCTACTGCTGTACCCAAACCCGTTTCTCCCAGCCAGCGAGGGGTAGAATCGAGTGAGGGGGTCACAAACCATCCACACCCCTCAAACTTCGGGGCGGGGCTGGGACGCTGGGGGCGGGGCTTGAGTACGCAGAGGAACATGGGAAATTAAAGGGGGACTGGACGGGTACTACGCCTGGATAAGGAAGGAAGGCCTCACCTGAAACGGCCAGAATAAGTGTTTTGACTTCGCCAAGACGGCCTGTGGACTCACCTTTCCGtaggggccgggggaggggctgGCTAGCCCCGTTTCTACCCAGGGTACGGTCTCTTCCGGCTTCTCCCGGAAGCTGTTAGAACCAGAGACAGGAAGTTCCGCCCCCTTGCCTTACAAGGATGACGAAAATCTACGTAAAGCGGGCTTACGTAAACGTATTCTTTAAATAAAAGGGACAGGTTTCTTCGCGGAAGGAGGGGCGGAGTTATGGTTGGCGGGATCCTGGTCCTCCCAGGGCAGAGCCACGCCTAGTGGGCGGGGTTTACGGAATCAAGGGTTAAGGGGTGGGGCCAGGAGGAAATTAGGGGAGGTGTTGGGGGAAGGGGTGTGGCTtcgcatctggaagttcaagtaGGTTGTCACCGCTGGGCAGAGTAGAGCGTCTTTTTCCTCTTCGCAACTTTCTTCTTCCGGCCTTTCTCAAAGCCTCCCGGGCTGATTGGTTTTATTACTGGTCTGCAGCTGGTCTGCCTATTGAGCTCTGGGTTAGCGGAATCAGCCGAGACTGGTCTTTCTGACCTCCAAGAGGGGCTAGACGAGAGGACAATTTAATCACCGTCCGGTTCTCGGAGAATACGGCCCCAGGTAGTGTGGAACCTTGGTAAATAAGGCAAGAAACCATGTCAAAGAAGGCACAGATTCATTGCAGGCTTAGGGCACGGGAAAAGCAGGAGCCCCAAGAAAGGGGAAAATGGTTCAGCTTACAAGAGGGTTTTTGCAATTAAAATTTGTTCTAAAGACCTGTGGCGGGGTGGAGGGATGCTGTTGTTTTCCGGTGAACTATTGATTGAAGTATAAATAATACAGACGGGAAAACTCAAAAGCGAAGAGCTCGGTAGTTTTCACCAACTGAACACATCGGTGGAACCGGGActcagatcaagaaacagaaaatgaccgCAGAACGGCCCTTCAGTCCTCTTCCAGCCACTAACTTCCAAAGAGTAGTCACTATTCTGATTTCTGCCACCATACATTAGTTTTCTGGCTTTGTATTTTGTAcgagtggaatcaaacagtatgtaCTCTTGGTATatggcttctttttttatttttcagccttttttattgtggtaaaatataaataaaacttaccATTCTTAACTATTTAAAGTAACTAATTTAGTGGTATTAATTCAGTCTTGTGTACCCATCATTACTATCCATTTCCTTGTATCCatttttcctcctccccacttTATTCTACTGTCttctgtgaatttgcctattctaggtaactcatgtaagtggaatcatacaatatcctttttgtctggtttatttcacttaggatgTTTTCAAGGATTATCTATGTTGTAGACCATATCAAAATTTCACAACTTTTTaaggctgagcaatattccattgtatgtatatatcccaTTTTTAATCCAatcatctatcagtggacatttgtgttgtttccacctttggggtattataaataatgtttctatGAACACATTATTAATGTACGAGTATTAGTTTTAGTCCCTGTTGCACTTTTGTCTGaggggtttttctttctttttggctgtgctgggtcttagctgctgcatgggctactctctagttgtggcgagtgggggctacctGATAGTTGAGTTGCAccagcttcttattgcagtgccttctcttcttgcggagcacgggctttagGGTGGTCAGACTTAAGTAGATGCGACTCCTGGGCtgtagtgcacaggctcagtagttgtggccatgggtttagttgctctatggcacatgggatcttcctggatcaggtatCTGACTTGTgttttctgcactggcaggcaaattctttaccactgaaccaccagggaagcccctgtctgacttttttgatCAATATTATAATTGTAAGGTACTGTTTTAATTTCTCCATAACTCAGTGCTTTCAGTGCTgtggcccgggttcgatccctggttggggaactaagtaagatcccacaagcgGTATgccatggccaaaaagaaaattttgaagactGAGTACCGAGATTTACCAAGTGAAGTTCCAAATAGTATAGCAGGTTCAAgggctctcaataaatatttgagggAATGAAAAAGCACTGAGTTGAACCACTTGATGTTTTGAGAGTTtcttatgtgccaggctctgtacTAAGcacttcacatacattatctcagGGAACCCTATCAAGTATATCATATTGTATCCACTTTACAgatttggaaactgaggctcagaaagatcaAATAATTGTCCAAATTATACAGTTAGTGGTATAGCTAAAATCATCCATCTCACTCACTCcttgctaaatatatatatagggcttccttgatagctcagttggtaaagaatctgcctgcaatgcaggagacctgggttcgattcctgggttgggaagatcccctggagaagggaaaggctacccactccagtattctggcctgaagaatactggtatcacagagttggacacgactaagcaactttcaagaaagaaaatgatatatatatatatgatgttatTGTCAATATTTGGTTTCCTGTTCTTTAGCTTTTACCGTAAATAGCATGTGGAGTATAATTTCATCCTAtgaaagaaatggtacaaatgaacttatttccaaaacagaagttGAGTCAcagatggaaaaaacaaaacttgggGTTACCAgcagcggggaggggaagggataaattggcaggttgggattgacatatacatactactatatataaaataattaatgaaaactTACTGAACAATACTGGGAACTCTatttaatactctgtaataacctatatgggaatagaatctaaaaaagagtggatatatgtgttatgcacaactgattcacttttctatacagcagaagctaacacaacattgtaaatcaac includes:
- the ATXN7L3 gene encoding ataxin-7-like protein 3 isoform X8; this encodes MKMEEMSLSGLDNSKLEAIAQEIYADLVEDSCLGFCFEVHRAVKCGYFFLDDTDPESMKDFEIVDQPGLDIFGQVFNQWKSKECVCPNCSRSIAASRFAPHLEKCLGMGRNSSRIANRRIANSNNMNKSESDQEDNDDINDNDWSYGSEKKAKKRKSDKNPNSPRRSKSLKHKNGELSNSDPFKYNNSAGISYETLGPEELRSLLTTQCGVISEHTKKMCTRSLRCPQHTDEQRRAVRIYFLGPSAVLPEVESSLDNDSFDMTDSQALISRLQWDGSSDLSPSDSGSSKTSENQGWGLGTNSSESRKTKKKKSHLSLVGTASSLGSNKKKKPKPPAPPTPSIYDDIN